The following are encoded in a window of Lacinutrix sp. WUR7 genomic DNA:
- a CDS encoding DUF6268 family outer membrane beta-barrel protein yields MKSIKYLCFLIVISITNYSFSQLGDLAKIDYTILPAGNSNVEYTRVRALFNVPIKLKNEKEYLFLGLDYSNFNLRMDGEDFPYDKEQLSDFQSLDINMGYTKPLKNDWRLGARLSPGFSTNLSGTSLSLEDVILSGVVVFIKNKKESEDVKKPWRLIIGASYSGNRGFPYPLPFISYYRKFHPKWSYNVGIPKTNLQYHISAKHRLKAYADLDGFTANLQRGVLVNDAVVAESVNMSLILSGLQYEFHFTKHLQFYARTSYILSNSVHLRDKNRDDIIDLDNSNTLYLRTGIRLKL; encoded by the coding sequence ATGAAAAGCATAAAATATTTATGTTTTCTCATTGTTATAAGTATTACAAATTATAGTTTTTCGCAATTGGGCGATTTAGCCAAGATAGACTACACCATACTTCCTGCAGGAAATTCGAATGTAGAATATACCAGAGTTAGAGCCCTATTCAACGTGCCTATTAAACTGAAAAACGAAAAAGAGTATTTGTTTTTAGGATTAGATTATAGCAATTTTAATTTGCGAATGGATGGCGAGGATTTTCCATACGATAAAGAGCAACTTAGCGATTTTCAGTCGTTGGATATTAATATGGGATACACCAAACCTTTAAAGAACGATTGGCGTTTAGGCGCACGATTATCTCCTGGATTTAGTACCAATTTATCAGGAACGAGTTTGTCTTTGGAAGATGTCATACTTTCCGGAGTGGTAGTATTTATAAAGAATAAAAAAGAAAGCGAAGACGTTAAGAAACCGTGGCGACTTATTATAGGCGCGTCGTATTCCGGGAATCGTGGTTTTCCATATCCACTACCTTTTATTAGTTATTATAGAAAGTTTCATCCCAAATGGTCGTATAATGTTGGGATTCCTAAAACGAATTTGCAATATCATATTTCTGCAAAACACCGACTAAAAGCCTATGCAGATTTAGACGGATTTACAGCCAACCTACAACGTGGTGTGCTTGTAAATGATGCTGTGGTGGCCGAAAGTGTAAATATGTCTTTAATATTAAGCGGATTGCAATACGAGTTTCATTTTACAAAACATTTGCAATTTTATGCACGGACTTCCTACATTTTGAGTAATTCGGTGCATTTAAGAGATAAAAACAGAGACGATATTATCGATCTAGACAATTCGAATACGCTGTATTTACGAACTGGGATTCGGTTGAAACTTTAA
- a CDS encoding TolC family protein, with the protein MKLYLILASLFFVQFTFAQDTTAATTPKVWSLQDCISYAIENNITIKDAVLNKSIAEIDYSKAKSSRLPNLFGSASQNFSSGNTIDPITSNYVTDQINSTNVGINSSVTLFQGNQLNNQIKQNKLFLEQSVFQEEVEKNNIVLNILEVYLQTLYSKESIAIAENNVTASEKEVERAKARLDAGTIALSDYTEAQSQAATNKYNVIAAKNDYQQYIIQLKQLLELSPLEDLEIQTIDENMDLVNLELDKMKVYTNALGFLPEIQSSILNIEANKKELDIAKGAYLPTLSLSGSIGSGYTSVNDNTFSDQFDINFNQKIGLSLSVPIFNRNQTKAAVKTANINIEKAEIQKQSTEKEIYKKVETAYQNAVSAQEQVIASEASKIAAEQSYKLAQKKYELGALSTTDLVISQNTFTNAQQNYLQSKYLNILYHQLLQFYQGNDIKL; encoded by the coding sequence ATGAAATTATATCTAATCCTTGCAAGTCTATTCTTCGTGCAGTTCACTTTTGCCCAAGATACTACTGCAGCAACAACACCAAAAGTATGGTCGTTACAAGATTGCATCAGCTATGCCATAGAAAATAACATCACGATTAAAGATGCCGTCTTAAATAAAAGTATTGCCGAAATAGATTATAGCAAAGCGAAATCGTCTAGACTGCCTAATTTATTTGGTAGTGCTTCTCAAAATTTTTCTAGCGGAAATACCATCGATCCTATTACTAGCAATTATGTAACCGATCAAATAAACAGTACCAATGTTGGTATAAATAGTTCGGTGACTTTATTTCAAGGGAACCAATTGAACAATCAGATTAAACAAAACAAACTGTTCTTAGAGCAAAGTGTTTTTCAAGAAGAAGTAGAAAAAAATAACATTGTTTTAAATATCTTAGAAGTGTATTTACAAACGCTTTATAGTAAAGAAAGTATCGCTATTGCGGAAAACAATGTAACAGCTTCCGAAAAAGAAGTAGAAAGAGCAAAAGCACGTTTAGATGCGGGAACGATTGCTTTAAGTGATTATACCGAAGCGCAAAGCCAAGCTGCGACGAACAAATACAATGTGATTGCTGCTAAAAACGATTACCAACAATATATCATTCAGCTAAAACAATTATTAGAATTATCTCCTTTAGAAGATTTAGAGATTCAAACCATTGATGAAAACATGGATTTAGTAAATCTAGAATTGGATAAAATGAAAGTTTATACCAATGCGCTTGGTTTTCTTCCAGAAATACAATCTAGTATTTTAAATATTGAAGCCAACAAGAAAGAATTAGATATTGCTAAAGGTGCTTATTTACCAACCTTATCCTTATCTGGTAGTATTGGTTCTGGTTACACTAGTGTTAATGATAATACATTCTCCGATCAGTTTGACATTAATTTCAATCAGAAAATTGGGCTATCTTTAAGTGTTCCAATATTCAATAGAAACCAAACCAAAGCAGCGGTTAAAACGGCGAACATCAATATTGAAAAAGCCGAAATTCAAAAGCAAAGCACAGAAAAAGAAATCTATAAAAAAGTAGAAACGGCGTATCAAAATGCAGTATCAGCTCAAGAGCAAGTAATTGCTTCGGAAGCTTCCAAAATAGCAGCAGAGCAATCGTATAAACTAGCACAAAAGAAATATGAGTTAGGTGCTTTAAGTACTACTGATTTAGTGATTAGTCAAAATACATTTACCAATGCACAGCAAAACTATTTACAATCGAAATACTTAAACATTTTATACCACCAATTATTACAATTTTATCAAGGAAACGACATTAAACTTTAA
- a CDS encoding efflux RND transporter periplasmic adaptor subunit: MKNKKKIIIGSIVLVVLAIVAYSFLKGEGAVIIEAKTVVAKKANVTTMVTATGTMEPITQVEVGTQVSGVVEKIYVDYNSVVTEGQLIAELDKTNLNAAKTQAQAVYDNALSQKNYMKTIYDRQKTLYDNQVISKSDFDDAQFNYQTAVGTVTQRYSDLQQARTNLEYANIYSPINGVVLSRAIDEGQTVAASLSTPTLFTIAQDLKEMQVEADVDEADIGQVKEGQRVEFTVDAYIGETFQGEVTQVRLDPTVTSSVVTYIVVIKADNPDLKLKPGLTATISIFTLELNDVLTAEAKAINFKPEREILSAYNQQHQLAENTSERSREATALWVLGSDGSITPKIVTLGASDGVNVEILSGVSAGEKLVYSLEGVSKSEVKTAEKSESPFMPTTTRGGGKR; the protein is encoded by the coding sequence ATGAAAAATAAAAAGAAAATCATAATAGGAAGCATCGTATTAGTCGTACTTGCTATTGTAGCATACAGTTTTTTAAAAGGCGAAGGAGCTGTAATCATAGAAGCAAAAACGGTTGTTGCTAAAAAAGCAAATGTAACGACCATGGTCACCGCAACAGGAACTATGGAACCAATAACACAAGTAGAAGTGGGTACTCAGGTTTCTGGTGTTGTAGAGAAAATATATGTAGATTATAACAGTGTGGTGACGGAAGGTCAATTAATTGCAGAATTGGATAAAACGAATTTAAATGCTGCTAAAACCCAAGCACAGGCCGTTTATGATAATGCATTAAGTCAAAAAAACTACATGAAAACGATTTACGACAGACAAAAGACGTTGTATGACAATCAAGTCATTAGTAAATCTGATTTTGATGATGCTCAATTTAATTATCAAACCGCAGTGGGCACCGTAACGCAACGTTACTCAGACCTACAGCAAGCTAGAACCAATTTAGAGTATGCCAATATATACTCGCCTATCAACGGAGTGGTATTGTCTAGAGCCATAGACGAAGGGCAAACCGTAGCAGCAAGTTTAAGTACACCAACGTTATTTACAATTGCTCAAGATTTAAAAGAAATGCAAGTAGAGGCCGATGTAGATGAAGCTGATATAGGACAAGTTAAAGAGGGGCAACGTGTAGAGTTTACCGTAGATGCTTATATAGGTGAAACCTTTCAGGGAGAAGTAACACAAGTACGTTTAGACCCAACAGTGACTTCAAGTGTAGTAACGTATATTGTTGTTATTAAGGCGGATAACCCAGACTTAAAACTTAAACCAGGATTAACAGCAACCATTTCAATTTTTACTTTAGAATTAAATGATGTGTTAACGGCTGAAGCCAAAGCCATCAACTTTAAACCAGAAAGAGAAATCCTAAGCGCGTATAACCAACAACACCAGTTAGCGGAGAATACGAGTGAGCGCTCTAGAGAAGCAACCGCCCTATGGGTATTGGGATCTGATGGATCAATAACTCCAAAAATCGTGACACTTGGTGCGAGTGACGGAGTCAATGTAGAGATATTAAGCGGTGTTTCGGCAGGAGAAAAATTAGTGTACAGTTTGGAAGGTGTTAGTAAATCTGAAGTAAAAACAGCAGAAAAAAGCGAAAGTCCATTTATGCCAACAACAACAAGAGGTGGAGGAAAAAGATAA
- a CDS encoding ABC transporter ATP-binding protein produces MSKEIIKIENLKREFTMGSETVHALRGISFDIKEGEFVTIMGSSGSGKSTMLNILGCLDQPTSGLYEIDGINIKNLSRNELATIRNEKIGFIFQSYNLLARTSAIENVELPLLYNSKVSTEERRERAIEALKKVGLGERLHHTPAQLSGGQQQRVAIARSLVNNPVMILADEATGNLDTRTAYEIMSIFQELNKQGITIAFVTHEPDIASFSKRTIVLKDGEIMQDYQNHQILSAVEELAKLPKKD; encoded by the coding sequence ATGAGCAAAGAAATCATAAAAATAGAAAACCTTAAACGTGAGTTTACCATGGGCTCCGAAACGGTTCATGCGTTAAGAGGTATTTCCTTTGACATAAAGGAAGGCGAATTTGTTACCATCATGGGATCGAGTGGATCTGGTAAAAGTACCATGTTAAATATCTTAGGGTGTTTAGATCAACCTACTTCGGGACTTTATGAAATTGACGGCATAAATATAAAAAACCTAAGTAGAAATGAATTGGCAACCATCAGAAACGAAAAAATAGGCTTTATTTTTCAATCGTACAATTTATTAGCTAGAACATCGGCTATTGAAAATGTAGAATTACCACTGTTATACAATAGTAAAGTTTCTACAGAAGAACGTAGAGAGCGTGCTATTGAAGCTTTAAAAAAAGTTGGACTCGGAGAACGTTTACATCATACACCAGCACAACTTTCTGGTGGACAGCAACAACGTGTTGCCATTGCTAGATCTTTGGTGAACAATCCTGTTATGATTTTAGCAGATGAAGCTACAGGAAACTTAGACACACGAACTGCCTACGAAATTATGTCCATTTTTCAAGAGTTAAACAAACAAGGTATTACTATCGCTTTTGTAACACACGAACCAGATATTGCATCTTTTAGCAAAAGAACCATCGTATTAAAAGACGGAGAGATAATGCAGGATTACCAAAACCACCAGATACTTTCAGCTGTAGAAGAATTAGCAAAATTACCTAAAAAAGACTAA
- a CDS encoding ABC transporter permease translates to MRLLNLFKIAFKAIVLNTTRTLLTMLGIIIGVASVIAMLAIGEGSKESIRENISAMGSNIITIRPATTTSSGVRPSAAEMQTLTLKDYEAVKDQATFLSYATPLVNGGGQVINGSNNWPSTIYGVNPDYLKIKVVDLQSGSMFTDAEVKTASKVALIGQTVVDNVFPDGQDPIGQMIRFNNIPFKVIGVLEVKGENTFGQDQDDVVIAPYTTVQKRILAIDYINQIMASAVSEDDAPNAVTEVSEIMRIQHKISNGNNDDFSVQSMEELISTFSSTSEMLTILLVAVAGISLLIGGIGIMNIMYVSVKERTKEIGLRMAVGAKGADILMQFLIEAILISITGGLLGVLLGLGSTVFIEKFLNWPTSVALYSIVISFAVCAVTGIFFGWYPARKASALDPITALRYE, encoded by the coding sequence ATGAGACTATTAAATTTATTCAAAATAGCTTTTAAAGCCATCGTTCTTAATACAACTAGAACATTACTAACCATGTTAGGAATCATTATTGGTGTAGCATCGGTAATTGCAATGTTAGCAATAGGTGAAGGCTCTAAAGAAAGTATTCGCGAAAATATTTCGGCTATGGGTTCTAATATTATTACGATAAGGCCAGCGACTACTACAAGTAGTGGAGTTCGGCCAAGTGCAGCTGAGATGCAAACACTTACCCTTAAAGATTATGAAGCCGTTAAAGATCAAGCCACCTTTTTAAGTTATGCAACACCATTGGTAAATGGTGGCGGACAAGTTATAAACGGTTCCAATAACTGGCCAAGTACTATTTATGGCGTAAATCCAGATTATCTCAAAATTAAAGTAGTCGATTTACAAAGCGGCAGTATGTTTACAGATGCCGAAGTAAAAACGGCTTCTAAAGTGGCACTTATTGGGCAAACGGTCGTGGACAATGTGTTTCCTGATGGGCAAGATCCTATTGGACAGATGATTCGTTTTAATAATATTCCATTTAAAGTGATTGGTGTATTAGAAGTAAAAGGAGAAAACACCTTTGGTCAAGACCAAGATGATGTGGTTATTGCACCATATACAACCGTACAAAAACGTATTTTGGCTATTGATTATATCAATCAAATTATGGCTTCGGCAGTAAGTGAAGACGATGCGCCAAATGCTGTTACTGAAGTCTCAGAAATTATGAGAATTCAACATAAAATATCTAATGGAAATAATGACGATTTTAGTGTACAGTCTATGGAAGAATTAATTTCGACGTTTAGTTCTACAAGCGAGATGCTAACTATTCTTTTAGTAGCAGTTGCAGGTATATCGCTATTAATTGGAGGTATTGGTATTATGAATATTATGTATGTTTCTGTAAAAGAAAGAACTAAAGAAATTGGTTTGCGCATGGCAGTAGGCGCAAAAGGAGCAGATATTTTAATGCAATTTTTAATTGAAGCTATTTTAATAAGTATAACTGGTGGACTTCTAGGTGTTTTGTTAGGACTTGGATCCACAGTATTTATAGAAAAATTCTTAAATTGGCCTACTAGCGTGGCTTTATATTCTATAGTAATTTCATTTGCTGTTTGTGCGGTAACAGGTATCTTTTTTGGATGGTATCCTGCAAGAAAAGCATCGGCTTTAGACCCAATAACCGCTTTACGTTACGAATAA
- a CDS encoding sensor histidine kinase, translating into MYKKKTITVVSHLLVWLTLLCVPYLLSYGEEQEINRVIAHFWVPLFFSSIIFYINFFVFVDRLLFSKKSLQFIILNAVMIIFFLFLKEYIEDTFFQEISKQRLANTNRVKPPFKMAIYIQLLTYLAPLFFSVALKSTMRWAKTETERKEAANFKLESELQHLHYQLQPHFFFNSLNNIYSLVDISPDQAKSSIHSLSKLMRYMLYETNVESIPLTKEIDFLKKYIDLMKLRVSDKTSVSYSFPIKDTGIQIAPLLFISLIENAFKHGVSATKLSSIDINMTCDDKTVLFSVENNNFPKITDDKSGSGIGLQNLEKRLELLYADKFSFKTIVKNDRFLVTLKIETS; encoded by the coding sequence ATGTATAAAAAGAAAACCATAACCGTAGTATCACATTTGCTTGTATGGCTTACACTATTGTGTGTGCCATACTTGCTATCCTACGGCGAAGAACAAGAAATTAATAGGGTTATAGCACATTTCTGGGTCCCATTATTCTTTTCGTCCATCATATTTTATATCAACTTTTTTGTGTTTGTAGACCGCTTGTTATTTTCCAAAAAATCACTGCAGTTTATTATTCTAAATGCAGTAATGATTATCTTCTTCTTATTTTTAAAAGAATATATTGAAGACACCTTCTTTCAGGAAATTTCTAAGCAACGTTTGGCAAATACAAATAGAGTAAAGCCTCCATTTAAAATGGCTATTTATATACAATTGCTAACTTACTTAGCGCCTTTATTCTTTTCGGTGGCATTAAAGTCTACAATGCGATGGGCAAAAACAGAAACAGAACGTAAAGAGGCTGCGAATTTTAAATTGGAATCGGAGTTACAGCATTTGCACTATCAGTTGCAACCGCATTTCTTTTTTAATTCTTTAAATAATATTTATTCTTTAGTCGATATTTCGCCAGATCAAGCCAAATCTTCTATACATAGTTTGAGTAAGTTGATGCGCTATATGTTATATGAAACTAATGTAGAATCCATTCCTCTTACTAAAGAAATTGATTTTCTTAAAAAGTATATCGATTTAATGAAGTTACGAGTATCGGACAAAACATCTGTTAGTTATAGTTTTCCTATTAAAGATACCGGCATCCAAATTGCACCTTTATTGTTTATTTCATTAATCGAAAATGCTTTTAAACACGGTGTTTCTGCCACCAAACTAAGTAGTATTGATATTAACATGACTTGTGATGATAAAACCGTTTTATTTTCTGTGGAAAACAATAATTTCCCGAAGATAACAGACGATAAAAGTGGCTCTGGTATTGGACTTCAAAATTTAGAAAAGCGTTTGGAGTTATTGTATGCAGATAAATTCAGTTTTAAAACTATCGTAAAAAACGATCGATTTTTAGTAACATTAAAAATAGAAACTAGTTAA
- a CDS encoding LytTR family DNA-binding domain-containing protein — MSTIKITCIIVDDEPMALNLVESYVEKTPFLELKQKCSSAIEALEFIKKEPVDLLFLDIQMPDLTGLEFSKMLPKETRVIFTTAFDQYALEGFKVEALDYLLKPFDYAEFLAAANKANSWFSLVKGKQQNMVSEEKEFLFVKSEYKQLRIKLADVLYFEGLKDYIKIWLKDNPKPILTLMSLKALEEELPETQFMRVHRSFIVSLKNIDVIERSQIIINDQRITVSEQYKSKFLEFINNNSL; from the coding sequence ATGAGCACTATAAAAATCACCTGTATTATTGTAGACGATGAGCCTATGGCTCTTAATTTGGTAGAAAGTTATGTGGAGAAAACACCTTTTTTAGAACTAAAACAAAAATGCAGTAGCGCTATTGAGGCTTTGGAATTTATTAAAAAAGAACCTGTAGACTTACTGTTTTTAGACATACAAATGCCAGATTTAACAGGCTTAGAATTTTCTAAAATGCTACCGAAAGAAACACGTGTTATTTTTACAACGGCTTTTGATCAATATGCTTTGGAAGGCTTTAAAGTAGAAGCTTTAGACTATTTGTTGAAACCTTTTGATTATGCCGAGTTTCTAGCAGCAGCCAATAAAGCTAATAGTTGGTTCTCCTTGGTAAAAGGAAAGCAACAAAACATGGTTTCTGAAGAAAAGGAATTTCTTTTTGTAAAATCAGAATACAAACAACTACGTATTAAACTAGCAGACGTATTGTATTTTGAAGGATTAAAAGATTATATCAAGATATGGTTAAAGGATAATCCGAAACCTATTTTAACGCTAATGAGCTTAAAAGCATTAGAAGAAGAATTACCAGAAACGCAATTTATGCGTGTACATCGTTCGTTTATTGTATCGCTAAAAAACATAGATGTTATAGAGCGTAGTCAAATTATTATCAATGACCAACGTATCACTGTTTCGGAGCAATACAAATCCAAATTTTTAGAATTCATTAATAATAACTCCCTTTAA
- a CDS encoding DUF6515 family protein: MKTFIKTLVLPTLFMVAVSTQVSAQTRRNTTTTTVKSKVNTKRIASTKVTYKTPKKKVVSVRNVPNKTIINHKGQNYYYANNQYYTQSRGRYIVIAPKVGFRIKVLPTNYRRVHFNNHNYFNVNGIFYIQINNEYEVVDPEVGTVVYELPEDYEKVVIDGQNYYEYANILYEKVQVDGTRAYEVVGIIDMQ, translated from the coding sequence ATGAAAACATTTATAAAAACACTGGTTTTACCAACCTTATTTATGGTTGCGGTTAGCACGCAGGTTTCTGCACAAACACGTCGTAATACTACAACGACCACTGTAAAAAGTAAAGTAAACACCAAAAGAATAGCTAGTACGAAAGTGACTTATAAAACCCCTAAAAAGAAAGTGGTTTCTGTAAGAAATGTACCAAACAAAACTATAATTAACCACAAAGGTCAAAACTATTATTATGCAAATAACCAATATTACACACAGTCTAGAGGTCGTTATATTGTTATAGCACCAAAGGTTGGTTTTAGAATAAAAGTATTACCTACAAATTATAGACGTGTGCATTTTAATAACCACAACTATTTTAATGTGAATGGTATCTTTTACATCCAAATAAATAATGAATATGAAGTAGTAGATCCAGAAGTAGGCACTGTAGTATATGAGCTTCCAGAGGATTATGAAAAAGTAGTAATAGACGGTCAGAATTATTATGAATACGCTAATATTCTATACGAAAAAGTACAAGTGGATGGTACTAGAGCGTATGAAGTAGTTGGTATTATAGATATGCAATAA
- a CDS encoding heavy-metal-associated domain-containing protein, giving the protein MKKIILSLAVLATVSLTSCKNETKQETETTTTEISNEMAMADISFGVRGNCGMCKSTIEKAANAVAGVSKVNWDVDKKKIEVSFDDTKTDAMAIHNAVAASGYDTDKVLGSEAAYENLPGCCKYDHEMKMNQSGESKE; this is encoded by the coding sequence ATGAAAAAAATAATTTTAAGTCTAGCAGTATTAGCTACAGTGAGTTTGACAAGTTGTAAAAACGAAACCAAACAAGAAACAGAAACAACAACTACTGAAATATCTAACGAAATGGCTATGGCCGATATTTCTTTTGGCGTACGCGGCAACTGTGGTATGTGTAAAAGTACCATAGAAAAAGCAGCGAATGCTGTAGCTGGAGTATCTAAAGTAAATTGGGATGTAGATAAAAAGAAAATAGAGGTTTCTTTTGATGATACGAAAACCGATGCCATGGCTATTCATAATGCGGTTGCAGCTTCTGGTTATGATACCGATAAAGTTCTAGGAAGTGAAGCAGCTTATGAAAACTTACCAGGTTGTTGTAAATATGATCATGAAATGAAGATGAATCAATCTGGAGAGTCGAAAGAATAA
- a CDS encoding efflux RND transporter periplasmic adaptor subunit, whose product MKKYILYIAVLAVGLLLGAFLFGDSSNKEVEHKHNEIVENSTMWTCSMHPQIMQSEPGDCPICGMDLIPVKSNSDGLLADQFKLSENAMALANIQTSMVGTSSYDADSGFVLSGKITENENETATMPAHFDGRIEKLYVNSLGEQVRKGQAIAKIYSPDLVAAQQELITAYKLKATQPQLYNAVKNKFKNWMIHGPQLEEVEQSGQVKTSFTIYSHVSGVVTEIAINEGSHIMDGKPIFKVSNLNTVWANFDVYENQISQVKKGQAVVVTTNAYPDKTFNGKVDFIDPILDTKTRTVKLRVVLNNKEGVFKPGMFVEGKLKAIANATNEEEVLTIPASAVLWTGKRSVVYVKTNPTAPVFEMREITIGNQIGSNYPVLEGLQKEDEIVTNGTFTVDAAAQLQGKKSMMNTSNTSASKPAMEVMKMTFPAHFQKEFKEILPMYLKMKDAFIVSDGKTVSDIASTMYQKTQNFDSANLGKVELVHFNKTRSMLKAISENNEIEKQRAHFVILNENIVALTMNMGTLDTTLYVQKCPMANNNNGAMWLSNDKDIRNPYYGDAMITCGSVIEEIK is encoded by the coding sequence ATGAAAAAATATATCCTTTATATTGCAGTATTAGCTGTCGGTTTACTTTTGGGAGCATTCCTTTTTGGAGATTCTTCCAATAAAGAGGTAGAACATAAACATAATGAAATAGTAGAGAATAGTACTATGTGGACTTGCTCCATGCATCCACAAATCATGCAATCCGAACCAGGAGATTGTCCTATTTGTGGCATGGATTTAATTCCGGTAAAAAGTAATTCGGACGGCTTACTAGCAGATCAATTTAAGCTTTCTGAAAATGCAATGGCATTGGCCAACATTCAAACTTCTATGGTTGGTACAAGTAGTTACGATGCAGATTCCGGTTTTGTTTTATCTGGGAAAATTACGGAGAATGAAAATGAAACAGCAACCATGCCTGCTCATTTTGACGGAAGAATAGAAAAACTGTATGTGAATTCCTTAGGAGAACAAGTGAGAAAAGGACAAGCAATTGCTAAAATATATTCACCAGATCTTGTTGCTGCACAGCAGGAATTAATTACAGCATATAAATTAAAAGCAACCCAGCCACAATTATATAATGCGGTGAAGAACAAATTTAAGAATTGGATGATTCACGGTCCGCAATTGGAAGAAGTAGAACAAAGCGGACAAGTAAAAACAAGTTTTACTATTTACTCGCATGTTTCTGGTGTGGTTACCGAAATCGCAATCAACGAAGGTTCGCATATTATGGATGGGAAACCTATTTTTAAAGTGTCAAATTTAAATACCGTTTGGGCAAATTTTGATGTGTATGAAAATCAAATCAGCCAAGTTAAAAAAGGACAAGCTGTTGTGGTAACAACGAATGCCTATCCGGATAAAACATTTAATGGGAAAGTGGATTTTATAGATCCTATTTTAGATACCAAAACAAGAACCGTAAAATTAAGAGTGGTACTGAATAATAAAGAAGGTGTGTTTAAACCTGGAATGTTTGTGGAAGGTAAATTAAAAGCAATTGCCAATGCTACCAACGAAGAAGAAGTATTAACCATTCCTGCTTCTGCTGTTTTATGGACAGGAAAACGTTCGGTAGTATATGTAAAAACCAATCCTACAGCACCCGTTTTTGAAATGCGAGAAATTACAATCGGAAACCAAATAGGAAGTAATTATCCCGTTTTAGAAGGTTTGCAAAAGGAAGATGAAATTGTAACCAACGGGACTTTTACCGTAGACGCAGCGGCACAATTACAAGGTAAGAAATCGATGATGAATACATCCAATACATCAGCATCCAAACCAGCTATGGAAGTTATGAAAATGACGTTCCCTGCCCATTTTCAAAAAGAGTTTAAAGAAATACTTCCTATGTACCTAAAGATGAAAGATGCCTTTATTGTAAGCGATGGGAAAACTGTTTCCGATATCGCTAGTACTATGTATCAGAAAACACAAAATTTCGATTCCGCGAATTTAGGAAAAGTGGAATTAGTACATTTTAATAAAACACGATCTATGCTAAAAGCGATTTCCGAAAATAACGAAATAGAAAAGCAACGTGCACATTTTGTAATACTCAATGAAAATATAGTAGCATTAACTATGAATATGGGGACTTTAGATACCACATTATATGTTCAGAAATGCCCAATGGCAAATAATAACAATGGTGCCATGTGGCTGAGTAATGACAAGGATATTCGAAATCCTTATTATGGAGATGCCATGATAACTTGTGGAAGTGTCATTGAAGAAATCAAATAA